Proteins encoded within one genomic window of Acinetobacter sp. YWS30-1:
- the fdx gene encoding ISC system 2Fe-2S type ferredoxin: MPRIKVLPHAQICPEGAEFEVEQDANLCESMLKNGIKIEHACDMSCACTTCHVIVRRGFDSLEEMNDVEADLLDRAWGLEPDSRLSCQVKIVDEDLEVEIPKYTINHASENH; encoded by the coding sequence ATGCCACGTATTAAAGTTCTTCCACATGCGCAAATTTGCCCTGAAGGCGCTGAGTTTGAAGTTGAACAAGATGCCAATCTATGTGAAAGCATGCTGAAAAACGGAATCAAGATTGAACATGCGTGTGATATGTCATGTGCATGTACCACTTGCCACGTAATTGTTCGTCGCGGTTTCGACAGCCTTGAAGAAATGAATGATGTCGAAGCTGATCTGCTCGATCGTGCTTGGGGTTTAGAGCCTGATTCCCGTCTGTCTTGCCAAGTGAAGATTGTGGATGAAGATCTGGAAGTTGAAATTCCAAAATATACCATTAATCATGCTTCAGAAAATCACTAA